The sequence TTTGTTTAATTTTTGTTTAAGACTATTTTTACTCTCTATTATTAATAAAAAATTAAGGTATCAATATTTTTAATTTCTAACTGTATTTAATTATATTCTATTGATTAATCTTGTAAATATTGGTTTTCAAGTCTCTTTATTTTAGATTTAAAATAAAAAAATACACTAATTAATTATAATTTAACACATAATAATTGAATCTTTTATAGGATAGCTATTCTAAGAGAAGAGTTTGTATAAGGTGATATAGTTTTATTTTAATGGGGAATATATGCGTGTTGACTTTGTAGAAAGATATAAATGGTTTCTACTTTTTATTTTTATATTTTTAACCTATTTTATTCCTCTCGAAACACGGCTACTCTGGCAACCCGATGAGATCCGTTATGCCGAAATTAGCCGAGAAATGCTTTTATCAGGCAATTGGTCTGTACCTTACATGCTGGATATTCGCTATTTTGAAAAGCCAGTATTGGGATATTGGTTAAACAGTATTGCACAATGGTTATTTGGGAGCGGTAATTTTTCTGTTCGTGTCGTCGTTGTGACTTCAACCTTACTTACCGGCTTATTTGTTTATCGTGCTGCTATGCTAGTTTGGCATAAGCGTACTTTAGCGTTTAATGCACTGGTGGTTTTTTTATCCTCATTTCTTGTGTTAGCTATTGGTACCTACAATATTCTTGATCCTATCGTAACAATGTTTGTCACTATTGCGATGTATTACTTTTTAAGTGGATTATCTGCCCAAGATAAAAAGTCAAAAATTAGTGCTTATATTTTAGTCGGTGTTTTCTGTGGATTAGGTTTTTTAACTAAAGGTTTTATTGCTGTTGTATTACCTGCATTAGTATTTTTTGTAACCGCAATTAGTTTATCTCGTTTTAAAGAAGTCCTTTGTTATGCACCAATAGCGCTTATCTCTATGCTTATTATTGCGGGTCCATGGGTGATTTCAGTTGCACTTCAAGCTCCTGATTATTGGCACTACTTCTTTTGGATTGAGCATGTACAACGCTTTGTTGAAAAAGGAACGGCAAGATCACAACCTATGTGGTTTTATTTGCCTATTGTTATTTTCGGTATTTTACCTTGGTTAGGGTTCTTATTTGGGGCTCTTAAATCAGCAATTCTCTTGAAAAAGGGAACTCTTTATTTCTCGTTTTGGTTATTCCTATTTTTTGCTTTCTTTTCTGCCTCCAGCGGTAAGTTATTAACCTATATGTTACCTTGTTTTGTGCCACTTTCTATTTTGATTGCTCATTATATGGAAGAGCTAAAAAACAAACAAAATGAAAAAACTCATAATATTAATGCGATTATCAATACGGTTTTTGGGCTTGTAGGTATCTCTATTATTGTTTACTCGCTTTTTTCTACACGATTTATGTTATATGAAACAACGGAAAAATATAAAGCATTGCTGGGTATTATGGGGTTCTTATGTTGGAGTGTGATGGGGATCGCGTCATTTTTTAAACCCACTCGTTTACTGACTTTATTTTGTTCGATAGGGTTAAGTCTAGTAATTGGGTATGCTATTCCTCATAAAGTAGAAAGTAGAAACACCCCAGAAAAGGTAATTAACCACTATTATAGTGAGCTTGCAGATAAACCTTATATTTTAACAGATGAAGTCGGGATCGGAACATCTTTAGCATGGAGTTTAAAACGCACTGATATTCGTTTAACAGAGACGAAAGGGGAGCTTGCTTATGGTTTGGCATATCCTGATGTGCAAAATAAATATTATGATCTTAAGCAGTTAGTTAACTTAATTGAAGAGAATAATTATCAAGGGATTGCGATTGTTTTAGTCCGACCAGAGCGAAAAGAAATATTATCTATTATCAGTCAATTAAAGAGAAAACCTATTGTTGAAAAACAGGGTGACTTAACATTTGTTTTCTTTAATTAAATGATTTTAAAGTCTATTTTTTAAAAGACTGTTATAAAAATAAAATAAATTTAACTCCAGCTTTAAAATGACATGGATTTGATTTTTTGTGTTGTTTTTATGTGATCAAAGCCTAAAAATGGATTTTGTTGAGAAATATATTTTGCTCTTTTTAGTTTTAATGGTAGGTTTAAAATGTGTCCATTAAATCGGAGTTAGCTAAGCACTATATGACAAGTCACTTTACTTTATCAGAACCCCCGCCCAAACTAAATGTACTTATGAATGGGGGTAATTTATGCTGATTTTCCTAACAGAATGTTTTATTGGTCTAGCATCAATTGCTCTTACTCACCGTGTATTAACGTTGTACGGTACTAAAAAGAAGTGATGATACCCGCTAGCTAAAATAAGCAATCAACTATTGCTTATAATTAAAAGCCCTAAATCTATTTATGATCTAGGGCTTTTATAATTATGTAGATATATCTTATAAAAAGATTTAGCTGTTTTATTGAAAATAACCTTCAATTAATTTTATTTTTTCAATATCTAATGTATTAGTATATTGATGTAATAATGTCCAAGCCTGAATATAATCATATTTAGCTTTCACTAAATCTTGTTGAGCACGGTATAATAATTCTTCAGCATTAAGAACATCGACCATTGTTCTCTGCCCACCAATATAGCTTTTTTGAGTCGCATCTAATTGCAATTTAGCAGAGGAAACGGATTGCTCATAGGCATTCAATTTAATATGACTCGTTGTACATATTTGGTATTGATGACGTAATTCTTGCGTGATTTGCTGGATAATTGCATCTCTTTCAAAAGCACTCATTTGATACAATGCAGTAGACTGACGCATTGACGCTGTTGTTTTTCCACCATTAAATAAAGGTAAGCTGACATAAACGCCAACGTTCGCTGATTGATATTTTTGATTTACGGTATTATTGCTATCGGAATCACTATTAGAATAAGAAGCATAGAGTTGTACCGTTGGGAAAAATTCACCTCTATTTTTTTCCACTTCTTGTTTTGCTATTGCCATTTCATAACGAGCGGTTTGAATATTGAGGTTGTTTTTCATCGCCTCATTTTCCCATGATTCATAATTATTGGGTGTGATAGGTTGTAATATAAAACTATTATTGCTTAATTTTGCTATATGTTCGGCATGAGGTAGTGGTGTACCAATCATTGAACTGAGTTTATTTTTAGCATTATCTAACTCAAGCTGGATATCTGTATATTGAGATTGAGTTAAATATAATCGCGTTTGGATCTCTGAAATATCTGTTTTTGTTCCTTCTCCTAATTCGAATAAACGCTGGCTTGATGTTAGCTGTTGTTTATAAATTTCTTGCTGTGAAAGATTTAATAATAATTTATCCTGTGCATAAGCCAATTCTATATAATTATCCACTAATCTGATTACTAACTCGGAAAATTTCACTTGATAACGGCTGTCAGATAATAATGTTTTGATTACTGATGATTTGTAATCACTAAATGCCGTGTAATCAAAGAGTGGTTGGCTAATAATGGCACTGACAGAATGGCTTTGATAATTTTGATATTCTGTTTTTCTTATTTCTCCTTTATTCGTATTAATCGGATAAACTTTTCGTTGCCAATTTCGAGGATTATTTTGATAGTTGACGTGCACGGTTGGGAGTAATTGAGATAATCCAATATTTTCATACTCTTTACCCGCAACTTGTTCTTTTATTGCAGCATTAAATGTAGGATCATTTTTTACTGCTAAGAAATAAAGATCAGACAAGCTGATCGCAATAGCATGAAAACTTAGCATCCATATAAATAAAATAGCAGAGAGTTTTTTTATTGGCATCATTATTCTTCCGTCAATGAAGTATGGATCCTATCTAAAACAGGTTTAAAGAGATAATTTAGTAATGAACGATCCCCTGTATTAATAAATACATCAACAGGCATTCCAGCTTTTAATTTGTTTTTATTATTGATAAGAACAGAATTATCTTTAACATTAATAAACACTTGATAATAAGGTTCTGTTGTTCTTTCATCAATAAGTCTATCTGCTGAAATTAATGTTACTTCTCCGGGAATTTTTGGGGTTGTATTTTGATTGAATGCACTAAACATTAAATCAACAGGAAGACCAGGGGTAACTTTATCAATAAGATGGGGCGCTAAACGTGCCTCAATAATTAATTGATGATCTTGAGGAACAACTTCCATTAGTGTTTGACCTGTTCTTACAACACCACCTTGAGTAAAAACAGATAAATCCATTACTATTCCTGAAATAGGTGCCGTAATTTGCATCTTTTTTAGTTTATCAATTTCAATGATAAGTTGTTTTTCTGTTTCACTTATTTGTAATTGAACTTGGTTAAGGTCAGTACGTGCCGATTGATAAAAATTAGCATTACGTTGCAATATTTTTTGTTGATATTCCAATTTTTGTTTTTCTAATGTACTTATTTGTCCATATGTATCATTAAGATGGTTATTATTTTCAGCGAGTTCACGCTCAATTTCTTGATAACGATGACGAGGAATATAACCTTCATTAGCAAGCGTGTATAAGTCTTTGATTTGATTTTGCAAACTATTAATTTGGTGTTGTTTATTTAAAGTGGATCTTTTTAAATGAACTAAACGATTAGAAATCCCATCAATAATAGCGTTATAGCCATTTATTTCACTATGCAACTCAATATACTTTTCATTAAGTAATTTATTTTGAAGTAGAGATAGTTTATTTAAATTTTCTGAAGTAGAATAATATTTTTCATTAGGATCTAAGATAAATTCTGTTTTTTCATTTAATTGAGCATATAAGCGTTGTTGAGTAATCAGTAAATTATCATATTGTTCTGATAAGGATTTTACTAAGGCTTTTGATTGGATAGGACTTAATTGAATAAGGGGTTGACCTTCGATTACGCTATCACCATTCTTCACTAAAATATCAGTAATAATACCTTCTACTGAAGCTTGAACACTCTTTTTATTACCTGAAATTGAAACATTTCCTTTCGCAGATACACCTTTATCTAAAGGCGCAAATGCCGCCCAAAAAATAAAAATAGCAAGACCTAAAAAAATAACTGACCATCCTATTATTAAGAATTTTCTAGGATCATCTGAAATACCATGAACAATATCGATTTCATTTTTTTTTGTGATCATAATAATTTTCTCAATATTAAATATTGCTTTGACTAATCGGTGTTGGTGTTGGCGTACTCTTTATTACCGATGAGTTATTTAACTCAGCGAT comes from Proteus vulgaris and encodes:
- a CDS encoding TolC family outer membrane protein — its product is MMPIKKLSAILFIWMLSFHAIAISLSDLYFLAVKNDPTFNAAIKEQVAGKEYENIGLSQLLPTVHVNYQNNPRNWQRKVYPINTNKGEIRKTEYQNYQSHSVSAIISQPLFDYTAFSDYKSSVIKTLLSDSRYQVKFSELVIRLVDNYIELAYAQDKLLLNLSQQEIYKQQLTSSQRLFELGEGTKTDISEIQTRLYLTQSQYTDIQLELDNAKNKLSSMIGTPLPHAEHIAKLSNNSFILQPITPNNYESWENEAMKNNLNIQTARYEMAIAKQEVEKNRGEFFPTVQLYASYSNSDSDSNNTVNQKYQSANVGVYVSLPLFNGGKTTASMRQSTALYQMSAFERDAIIQQITQELRHQYQICTTSHIKLNAYEQSVSSAKLQLDATQKSYIGGQRTMVDVLNAEELLYRAQQDLVKAKYDYIQAWTLLHQYTNTLDIEKIKLIEGYFQ
- the arnT gene encoding lipid IV(A) 4-amino-4-deoxy-L-arabinosyltransferase — its product is MRVDFVERYKWFLLFIFIFLTYFIPLETRLLWQPDEIRYAEISREMLLSGNWSVPYMLDIRYFEKPVLGYWLNSIAQWLFGSGNFSVRVVVVTSTLLTGLFVYRAAMLVWHKRTLAFNALVVFLSSFLVLAIGTYNILDPIVTMFVTIAMYYFLSGLSAQDKKSKISAYILVGVFCGLGFLTKGFIAVVLPALVFFVTAISLSRFKEVLCYAPIALISMLIIAGPWVISVALQAPDYWHYFFWIEHVQRFVEKGTARSQPMWFYLPIVIFGILPWLGFLFGALKSAILLKKGTLYFSFWLFLFFAFFSASSGKLLTYMLPCFVPLSILIAHYMEELKNKQNEKTHNINAIINTVFGLVGISIIVYSLFSTRFMLYETTEKYKALLGIMGFLCWSVMGIASFFKPTRLLTLFCSIGLSLVIGYAIPHKVESRNTPEKVINHYYSELADKPYILTDEVGIGTSLAWSLKRTDIRLTETKGELAYGLAYPDVQNKYYDLKQLVNLIEENNYQGIAIVLVRPERKEILSIISQLKRKPIVEKQGDLTFVFFN
- a CDS encoding HlyD family type I secretion periplasmic adaptor subunit, translating into MITKKNEIDIVHGISDDPRKFLIIGWSVIFLGLAIFIFWAAFAPLDKGVSAKGNVSISGNKKSVQASVEGIITDILVKNGDSVIEGQPLIQLSPIQSKALVKSLSEQYDNLLITQQRLYAQLNEKTEFILDPNEKYYSTSENLNKLSLLQNKLLNEKYIELHSEINGYNAIIDGISNRLVHLKRSTLNKQHQINSLQNQIKDLYTLANEGYIPRHRYQEIERELAENNNHLNDTYGQISTLEKQKLEYQQKILQRNANFYQSARTDLNQVQLQISETEKQLIIEIDKLKKMQITAPISGIVMDLSVFTQGGVVRTGQTLMEVVPQDHQLIIEARLAPHLIDKVTPGLPVDLMFSAFNQNTTPKIPGEVTLISADRLIDERTTEPYYQVFINVKDNSVLINNKNKLKAGMPVDVFINTGDRSLLNYLFKPVLDRIHTSLTEE